A single genomic interval of Daucus carota subsp. sativus chromosome 1, DH1 v3.0, whole genome shotgun sequence harbors:
- the LOC108203594 gene encoding coatomer subunit alpha-1 — protein sequence MLTKFETKSNRVKGLSFHSKRPWILASLHSGVIQLWDYRMGTLIDRFDEHDGPVRGVHFHKSQPLFVSGGDDYKIKVWNYKLHRCLFTLLGHLDYIRTVQFHHEHPWIVSASDDQTIRIWNWQSRTCISVLTGHNHYVMCALFHPKDDLVVSASLDQTVRVWDIGALRKKSASPADDILRLSQMNTDFFGGVDAVVKYVLEGHDRGVNWAAFHPSLPLIVSGADDRQVKLWRMNDTKAWEVDTLRGHMNNVSCVLFHAKQDIIVSNSEDKSIRVWDATKRTAIQTFRREQDRFWILASHPEMNLLAAGHDSGVIVFKLERERPAFSVSGDSMFYAKDRFLRFYEFLTQRETQVIPIRRPGSASLNQSPRTLSYSPTENAILICSDMDGGSYELYIIPKDSISRGDTVQEAKRGIGGSAIFVARNRFAVLDRTNNQVLVKNLKNETVKKSVLPIAADAIFYAGTGNLLCRAEDRVVIFDLQQRVVLGDLHTPFVKYIVWSNDMESVALLSKHAIVIASKKLVHQCTLHETIRVKSGGWDDNGVFIYTTLNHIKYCLPNGDSGIIKTLDVPIYITKVSGNKIFCLDRDGKNRVIVIDAAEYIFKLSLLRKKYEHVMSMIRNSQLCGQAMIAYLQQKGFPEVALHFVKDERTRFSLAIESGNIQTAVAAAKEIDEKDHWYRLGVEALRQGNAGIVEYAYQRTKNFERLSFLYLITGNTEKLSKMLKIAEVKNDVMGQFHNALYLGDVQERVKILENAGHLPLAYITASVHGLNEVAERLAAALGDNVPTLPTNKSPSLLIPPTPIVCAGDWPLLRVMRGIFEGGLDNIVQGDPAEDDEDMDANWGEALDVVDAEALENGELAAVIQDEEAAEENEEDGGWDLEDLDLPPEADTPKASVNSRVFVAPTPGIAVSQIWTQRSSFAAEHAAAGNFDTAMRLLSRQLGIRNFVPLKSMFLDLHNGSHSYIRALTSAPVLSVAVERGWTESSSPNVRGPPDLVFNFSQLEEKLKAGYKATTAGKFTEALRLFLTILHTIPLIVVDSRREVDEVKELIVIVKEYVLGLQMELKRKELKDDPIRQQELAAYFTHCNLQLPHLRLALQNAMTVCFRAKNLNTAGNFARRLLETNPTNENQAKMARQVLQAAEKNMKDASHLNYDFRNPFVVCGATYVPIYRGQKDVSCPYCSSRFVPAQDGQLCNVCDLATVGADASGLLCSPSQVR from the exons ATGTTGACGAAATTTGAAACGAAGAGTAATAGAGTCAAGGGATTGAGTTTTCATAGTAAGAGACCGTGGATCCTTGCGAGTCTTCACAGTGGTGTGATTCAGTTATGGGATTATCGAATGGGCACGCTGATTGATAGGTTTGATGAGCATGATGGGCCTGTTCGCGGTGTTCATTTTCATAAATCACAGCCGCTTTTTGTTTCTGGAG GAGatgattataaaattaaagtttggaaCTACAAGTTGCATCGGTGCTTGTTTACTCTTCTCGGACATCTTGATTATATCCGCACTGTTCAGTTTCATCATGAGCATCCTTGGATTGTGAGTGCAAGTGATGACCAGACTATTAGAATTTGGAACTGGCAGTCACGAACCTGTATATCTGTCTTGACTGGGCACAACCATTATGTGATGTGTGCTTTATTCCACCCTAAAGATGACCTTGTTGTGTCGGCATCACTTGATCAGACTGTTCGTGTCTGGGATATCGGTGCACTTAGGAAGAAGTCGGCATCTCCTGCTGATGATATTCTACGTCTCAGTCAGATGAACACCGATTTTtttggtggagttgatgctGTGGTCAAGTATGTACTGGAAGGTCATGACCGCGGAGTCAACTGGGCTGCATTCCATCCTAGCTTGCCTCTTATTGTCTCAGGAGCTGATGATCGTCAAGTTAAGCTTTGGCGTATGAATG ATACAAAGGCCTGGGAAGTGGATACATTGAGAGGTCACATGAATAATGTTTCATGTGTCCTTTTTCATGCCAAGCAGGATATCATTGTTTCCAACTCTGAGGATAAGAGCATTCGTGTTTGGGACGCTACAAAACGTACTGCTATCCAAACTTTTCGTCGTGAACAAGATCGATTTTGGATTCTTGCATCTCATCCAGAGATGAATTTGCTTGCTGCTGGCCACGACAGTGGTGTGATTGTTTTCAAGTTGGAGAGAGAAAGGCCTGCATTTTCAGTGAGCGGTGATTCTATGTTTTATGCAAAGGATCGCTTTTTGCGGTTCTATGAGTTCTTAACACAGAGAGAAACACAGGTGATTCCAATAAGACGCCCTGGCTCTGCAAGTTTGAATCAGAGTCCACGAACACTTTCATACAGTCCTACAGAAAATGCGATACTTATATGTTCAGACATGGACGGAGGATCTTATGAGCTATACATCATACCGAAAGATAGCATTAGTAGAGGAGATACAGTCCAAGAGGCAAAGAGAGGCATTGGTGGATCGGCTATATTTGTGGCTCGAAATCGGTTTGCTGTGCTTGACCGAACCAACAATCAAGTGTTGGTCAAAAACCTCAAGAATGAGACCGTCAAAAAAAGTGTCTTGCCTATAGCTGCAGATGCAATATTTTATGCTGGAACGGGGAATTTGCTTTGTAGAGCAGAGGACAGAGTGGTTATATTTGACCTCCAGCAACGGGTTGTTCTTGGTGATCTGCATACACCCTTTGTGAAGTATATTGTCTGGTCAAATGACATGGAAAGTGTCGCCTTACTTAGCAAGCATGCTATTGTGATTGCTAGTAAGAAGCTTGTACACCAATGCACCCTTCATGAAACAATTCGAGTAAAGAGTGGTGGTTGGGATGACAATGGAGTCTTTATTTATACAACACTGAATCACATCAAATACTGCCTAccaaatggagatagtggaataaTAAAGACACTTGATGTTCCAATTTACATAACTAAAGTTTCTGGCAATAAGATTTTTTGCTTGGATCGTGATGGGAAGAACAGGGTGATAGTGATTGATGCAGCAGAATATATATTCAAACTGTCCTTGTTGAGGAAGAAATATGAACATGTTATGAGCATGATCAGGAATTCACAGCTTTGTGGGCAAGCAATGATTGCTTATTTGCAGCAGAAGGGGTTCCCCGAAGTTGCTCTTCATTTTGTGAAAGATGAGAGAACTCGTTTTAGTTTGGCAATAGAGAGTGGTAATATTCAGACTGCAGTTGCTGCAGCCAAGGAAATTGATGAGAAGGATCACTGGTACAGATTAGGGGTTGAAGCTCTACGTCAGGGTAATGCTGGTATAGTTGAATATGCTTACCAGAGGACGAAAAACTTTGAGAGattatcttttctttatcttatAACTGGGAATACTGAAAAGCTGTCCAAGATGCTTAAAATTGCTGAAGTCAAGAATGATGTGATGGGCCAATTTCATAATGCTCTTTATCTTGGTGATGTTCAGGAGCGTGTGAAAATTTTGGAAAATGCTGGGCACTTGCCACTTGCTTATATTACTGCTTCTGTTCATGGATTGAATGAGGTCGCAGAAAGGCTAGCAGCGGCATTGGGAGATAATGTTCCAACATTGCCAACAAACAAATCACCCTCCCTTCTTATCCCTCCCACTCCAATTGTTTGTGCTGGAGATTGGCCCCTGTTAAGAGTCATGCGAGGAATTTTCGAGGGTGGGCTGGACAATATTGTTCAAGGCGATCCAGCTGAGGATGATGAAGATATGGATGCCAACTGGGGTGAAGCATTGGATGTGGTTGATGCAGAAGCTTTGGAAAATGGAGAATTGGCTGCAGTGATTCAGGATGAAGAAGCAGCGGAAGAGAATGAGGAGGATGGCGGTTGGGATCTTGAGGATTTGGACCTCCCTCCTGAAGCAGATACTCCCAAGGCATCTGTAAACTCTCGAGTATTTGTGGCCCCAACTCCTGGTATTGCTGTAAGCCAGATTTGGACTCAGAGATCATCTTTTGCAGCTGAACATGCTGCTGCTGGTAACTTTGACACTGCTATGCGGTTGTTGAGCCGTCAGTTGGGTATCCGAAACTTTGTTCCTTTGAAATCAATGTTCCTCGACCTTCACAACGGAAGTCATAGTTATATCCGTGCACTTACCTCTGCTCCAGTGTTATCAGTGGCAGTGGAACGAGGGTGGACAGAATCCTCTAGCCCTAATGTAAGAGGTCCACCAGACCTAGTTTTTAATTTCTCTCAATTGGAAGAGAAATTAAAGGCTGGTTACAAAGCAACAACAGCTGGGAAATTCACTGAAGCTCTTCGGCTATTTCTTACTATTCTGCATACTATTCCTTTAATCGTAGTTGACTCAAGAAGGGAAGTTGATGAAGTTAAGGAATTGATAGTTATAGTCAAAGAGTATGTTTTAGGACTGCAGATGGAGCTAAAAAGAAAGGAACTTAAAGATGATCCTATCCGCCAACAAGAGCTTGCTGCATATTTTACCCACTGTAACCTTCAACTACCGCATTTGAGGCTAGCTTTGCAGAATGCAATGACGGTTTGCTTTAGGGCTAAAAACCTTAACACGGCTGGTAACTTTGCTAGACGCCTTCTAGAGACCAACCCAACAAATGAGAACCAAGCCAAGATGGCCAGGCAAGTTCTGCAAGCTGCTGAGAAGAATATGAAAGATGCGTCTCATCTGAACTATGACTTTAGGAATCCTTTTGTGGTTTGTGGAGCCACATATGTTCCTATTTACCGAGGACAGAAAGATGTGTCATGCCCATACTGTAGCTCCAGGTTTGTGCCAGCCCAGGATGGGCAGCTTTGTAATGTATGTGATCTTGCAACAGTCGGTGCTGATGCTTCAGGTTTACTCTGCTCTCCCTCCCAAGTCAGATGA